The following are from one region of the Silene latifolia isolate original U9 population chromosome 9, ASM4854445v1, whole genome shotgun sequence genome:
- the LOC141601740 gene encoding uncharacterized protein LOC141601740, which yields MIISSWNIRGFNDPIKQQEVRGYLSSNKIEVFGLLETRVKINNAAAISRFFPSYCILNNYSHHYNGRIWVFINKGQMTVISSRVHAQLIHVELLHHVSQKVVHVTFIYGSNDGDVRESLWDELRHLAPSTTDWIIMGDFNIVKDMEERLGPNPPSFAEILAFNKCLLDCNLYDLQGYGSDYTWTNKREGDARIWSKLDRVLTNPNWLIQYPHTQVTILPAGISDHSPLLVQIKENYQFKKSFSYLNCWEEHQDYNTLVSQAWQLPVKGNAMFKLFARLKNVRKKLVDLHKRNFIDISLKVRLAKKDLETC from the coding sequence ATGATAATATCTTCATGGAATATAAGGGGGTTTAATGACCCAATAAAGCAGCAGGAGGTTAGGGGTTATTTGTCTTCAAATAAAATAGAGGTGTTTGGTTTATTGGAGACTAGAGTAAAAATAAATAATGCTGCTGCTATTAGTAGGTTTTTTCCTTCTTACTGCATACTAAATAATTACTCTCATCACTACAATGGGAGAATATGGGTTTTTATAAATAAAGGACAGATGACTGTCATTTCCTCTAGAGTTCATGCTCAATTGATTCATGTAGAGCTCCTGCACCATGTGTCTCAAAAAGTGGTTCATGTCACGTTCATTTATGGAAGTAATGATGGGGATGTTAGAGAAAGTTTATGGGATGAGCTAAGGCACTTAGCACCATCTACTACTGATTGGATTATTATGGGAGATTTCAATATTGTTAAGGACATGGAGGAAAGACTGGGGCCAAATCCACCGTCCTTTGCTGAGATCTTAGCATTCAATAAATGTCTTTTGGACTGCAATCTGTATGATTTACAAGGTTATGGAAGTGATTATACTTGGACTAATAAAAGGGAAGGGGATGCAAGGATTTGGTCTAAACTGGACAGGGTTTTAACTAATCCAAATTGGTTAATTCAATACCCTCATACTCAGGTTACAATCCTCCCTGCTGGAATCTCTGATCACTCCCCTTTATTGGTTCAAATTAAGGAAAATTATCAGTTTAAGAAGAGTTTTAGTTACTTAAATTGTTGGGAGGAGCACCAGGATTATAATACTCTTGTCTCTCAGGCTTGGCAACTCCCTGTAAAGGGTAATGCTATGTTTAAGCTGTTTGCCAGACTCAAGAATGTAAGGAAGAAATTGGTTGACCTTCATAAGAGGAATTTCATTGATATCTCTTTGAAAGTTAGGCTTGCTAAGAAGGATTTGGAGACATGCTAG